The proteins below are encoded in one region of Caulobacter henricii:
- a CDS encoding ATP-grasp domain-containing protein, whose amino-acid sequence MADILLLGPSTGHAAYSAASVRLFERLAAPLRARGLTVISQPWTDPVDPASANLVLPLLAWGYHLRQAEWFAQLDAWEAAEVPVINPVPTLRWNTRKTYLIELEARGAPVVPTRAHDRLTPEALAAAFDAFGVDQLVVKPQISGGSQDTVRVRRQEVLEGGPAGPALIQPFLPAVGEEGELSLFFFDGRFSHAVAKVAASGDFRVQPQFGGQVSGVAPEPEALRAARMVLEAADLPLTYARVDLIRGLDHTPQLMELEVIEPDLFLEHGHDHGAAFATAVMARL is encoded by the coding sequence ATCGCCGATATCCTGCTGCTGGGGCCCTCGACCGGACACGCTGCCTATTCGGCGGCGTCGGTCCGCCTGTTCGAGCGGCTCGCGGCCCCGCTACGGGCCAGGGGCCTGACCGTGATCAGCCAGCCCTGGACGGATCCGGTGGATCCCGCCTCCGCGAACCTGGTCCTGCCCCTCCTGGCCTGGGGCTATCACCTGCGACAGGCCGAGTGGTTTGCCCAGCTGGACGCCTGGGAGGCCGCCGAGGTTCCGGTGATCAATCCCGTGCCGACCCTGCGCTGGAACACCCGCAAGACCTATCTGATCGAGCTGGAGGCGCGTGGCGCGCCGGTCGTCCCGACCCGTGCCCATGACCGCCTGACCCCGGAAGCCCTGGCCGCCGCCTTTGACGCCTTCGGGGTCGATCAGCTGGTGGTCAAGCCGCAGATCTCCGGCGGCTCCCAGGATACGGTACGGGTTCGCCGGCAGGAGGTCCTTGAAGGCGGCCCTGCGGGTCCGGCCCTGATCCAGCCCTTCCTGCCGGCCGTGGGCGAGGAGGGCGAGCTGTCCCTGTTCTTTTTCGACGGCCGGTTCAGCCATGCCGTGGCCAAGGTGGCCGCGAGCGGCGATTTCCGGGTCCAGCCGCAGTTTGGCGGTCAGGTCTCCGGGGTCGCGCCGGAGCCCGAGGCCCTGCGGGCGGCCCGGATGGTGCTGGAGGCGGCGGACCTGCCCCTGACCTATGCCCGGGTCGACCTGATCCGGGGTCTCGACCATACGCCGCAGCTCATGGAGCTCGAGGTCATCGAGCCGGACCTCTTTCTGGAGCATGGCCATGATCACGGGGCGGCCTTTGCGACGGCGGTGATGGCCCGCCTCTAG
- a CDS encoding glutathione binding-like protein, with translation MSELSAFPITTRWPAKHPDRLQLYSTPTPNGVKVSIMLEEIGLAYEPHAINIMANETWGPEFLSLNPNGKIPAILDPNGPDGRPLALWESGAILLYLAEKTGQLLPRDPVARLEAIQWVFFQVAAVGPMFGQLGFFHKFAGKDYEDKRPRDRYAAESKRLLGVLEGRLADRRFIMGEDFSIADIALLGWVRSIDGFYGAGELVDYGSLKHVPAWLERCLARPAVQRGLEIPARP, from the coding sequence ATGTCCGAACTGTCCGCCTTCCCGATCACGACCCGCTGGCCCGCCAAGCATCCCGACCGCCTGCAGCTCTATTCAACGCCCACGCCCAACGGCGTGAAGGTGTCGATCATGCTGGAAGAGATCGGCCTGGCCTATGAGCCGCACGCCATCAACATCATGGCCAATGAGACCTGGGGGCCCGAATTTCTGTCCCTGAACCCTAACGGCAAGATCCCGGCGATCCTCGATCCCAACGGTCCGGACGGCCGGCCGCTGGCGCTCTGGGAATCCGGCGCGATCCTGCTCTATCTGGCCGAAAAGACCGGCCAGCTGTTGCCCAGGGATCCGGTTGCCCGCCTCGAGGCCATCCAGTGGGTGTTCTTCCAGGTGGCCGCCGTCGGCCCGATGTTCGGCCAGCTCGGCTTCTTCCACAAGTTTGCCGGCAAGGACTATGAGGACAAGCGGCCCCGCGACCGCTACGCCGCCGAGAGCAAGCGCCTGCTGGGCGTCCTGGAGGGCCGCCTCGCCGACCGCCGCTTCATCATGGGCGAGGACTTCAGTATCGCCGACATTGCCCTGCTGGGCTGGGTGCGCAGCATCGATGGCTTCTATGGGGCCGGCGAGCTGGTCGACTATGGCAGCCTGAAACATGTCCCCGCCTGGCTGGAGCGCTGCCTGGCGCGGCCGGCGGTGCAGCGCGGCCTGGAGATCCCGGCGCGGCCCTAG
- the nth gene encoding endonuclease III, with amino-acid sequence MVATMALQTKPAKKARPGTRRISPAQRQRVATLFDRFESLELRPKTELNYRNPYELVTAVALSAQATDVQVNKATGSLFDVADSPEKMLALGEEGLIRHIASIGLFRTKARNVMAAARILMDRHGGQVPLNRNDLESLPGVGRKTASVVLNELDIEPAIAVDTHVFRVAHRLKLAAGKTPDAVEAELMRIVPGPFQTRAHHWMILHGRYVCVARKPRCEICKISDLCPSRELFLGA; translated from the coding sequence ATGGTCGCGACCATGGCTTTACAGACGAAACCGGCGAAAAAAGCCCGGCCCGGGACCAGGCGGATCTCGCCCGCCCAGCGCCAGCGGGTAGCAACCCTGTTCGACCGGTTCGAAAGTCTTGAGCTGCGGCCCAAGACCGAGCTGAACTACCGAAACCCCTATGAACTGGTCACGGCCGTCGCCCTCTCGGCCCAGGCCACCGACGTCCAGGTCAACAAGGCCACAGGCTCCCTGTTCGACGTCGCTGACAGCCCCGAGAAGATGCTGGCCCTCGGCGAGGAGGGGCTGATCCGCCATATCGCCTCGATCGGACTGTTCCGGACCAAGGCCAGGAACGTCATGGCTGCGGCCCGGATCCTGATGGACCGTCACGGCGGCCAGGTGCCCCTGAACCGCAACGATCTGGAGAGCCTGCCCGGGGTGGGTCGCAAGACCGCCAGCGTGGTGCTGAACGAACTCGACATCGAACCGGCCATTGCCGTCGACACCCATGTCTTCCGGGTCGCCCACCGCCTGAAACTGGCCGCCGGCAAGACGCCGGATGCCGTGGAGGCGGAACTGATGCGGATCGTCCCGGGTCCTTTCCAGACCCGGGCCCATCACTGGATGATCCTGCACGGCCGCTATGTCTGCGTGGCCCGCAAGCCCCGGTGCGAGATCTGCAAGATCAGCGACCTGTGCCCCTCCCGCGAGCTCTTCCTGGGGGCCTAG
- a CDS encoding DUF2244 domain-containing protein, which translates to MATALYMDAVISPNRSLSRRGLRVLMAVIIAFNLMVAVFLLVLGAPLVLPFLGLDILAIWWALNVSFRAAERRERVRVTAEAITVRREDEKGSRLVWTSPTAFTRVDVDQPGEHEARVRLRIHRRRLTVGRALSPPERVEFADALQRAVREARAERYG; encoded by the coding sequence ATGGCCACCGCGCTCTACATGGATGCCGTGATTTCGCCCAACCGGTCCCTGAGCCGGAGGGGCCTGCGGGTCTTGATGGCGGTGATCATCGCCTTCAACCTTATGGTCGCGGTCTTTCTGCTGGTGCTGGGCGCGCCGCTGGTCCTGCCCTTTCTGGGCCTCGATATTCTCGCCATCTGGTGGGCGCTGAACGTCAGTTTCCGCGCGGCGGAACGCAGGGAGCGGGTCCGGGTGACGGCCGAGGCCATCACGGTCCGTCGCGAGGACGAAAAGGGCTCGCGCCTTGTCTGGACCTCGCCGACCGCCTTCACCCGGGTCGATGTCGACCAGCCCGGCGAACACGAGGCCCGGGTCCGCCTGCGCATCCACCGCCGCCGACTGACCGTCGGCCGGGCCCTCAGTCCGCCCGAGCGGGTCGAGTTTGCCGACGCCCTGCAGCGCGCCGTCCGCGAGGCCCGCGCCGAACGCTATGGCTGA
- a CDS encoding methylated-DNA--[protein]-cysteine S-methyltransferase has product MALDMHPSETYARLSERSADYHRMAVALDWLAERWQERPSLEEAAEAVGLSPFHFQRTFTRWAGVSPKTFVSAIAHAEARRSLEAGASVLDAAYDAGLSGPSRLHDLFIAQEAATPGEVRRRGAGMTLTYGWAPTPFGRGLFVMAERGLAGLAFSDGDDAATYDDMHRRFPAADWVRDDEAAGQTAVHAFAGGQGPLPIVLIGSPFHIQVWKALLRIPTGATSTYGQVAEWAGKPRAYQATGGAIGANPISLLIPCHRAIAKDGRLTGYHWGLARKAAMLGLEAVQAAG; this is encoded by the coding sequence ATGGCTCTCGATATGCACCCCTCCGAAACCTATGCCCGTCTGTCGGAACGTTCGGCGGACTATCACCGCATGGCGGTCGCCCTCGACTGGCTGGCCGAGCGCTGGCAGGAGCGCCCCTCGCTCGAAGAGGCCGCCGAGGCGGTCGGGCTGTCGCCTTTCCATTTCCAGCGGACCTTCACCCGCTGGGCGGGGGTCAGTCCCAAGACCTTTGTCTCGGCCATAGCCCATGCCGAGGCGCGCCGGTCGCTGGAGGCCGGGGCCAGCGTCCTGGACGCTGCCTATGATGCCGGCCTGTCCGGCCCGTCGCGCCTGCACGACCTGTTCATCGCCCAGGAGGCCGCCACGCCTGGCGAAGTGCGCCGTCGGGGGGCCGGCATGACCCTGACCTATGGCTGGGCCCCGACCCCGTTCGGACGGGGCCTGTTCGTCATGGCCGAGCGCGGCCTGGCGGGTCTGGCCTTCTCGGACGGCGATGACGCGGCGACCTATGACGACATGCACCGTCGCTTTCCCGCCGCCGACTGGGTGCGCGACGACGAAGCGGCCGGTCAGACCGCCGTTCATGCCTTTGCCGGCGGCCAGGGGCCCCTGCCGATCGTGCTGATCGGCTCGCCCTTTCACATCCAGGTCTGGAAGGCCCTGCTGCGCATCCCGACGGGGGCCACAAGCACCTATGGCCAGGTGGCGGAATGGGCCGGCAAGCCCCGGGCCTACCAGGCCACCGGCGGGGCGATCGGGGCCAATCCGATCTCTCTGCTGATCCCCTGTCACCGCGCCATCGCCAAGGACGGACGGCTGACGGGCTATCACTGGGGTCTGGCCCGCAAGGCGGCGATGCTGGGGCTGGAGGCCGTTCAGGCGGCGGGCTGA